The Heyndrickxia acidicola sequence ATCCTGATAAATGATCATGGTTTCCATGCAAAACGAAGATCTCTATATTATGTTCAAGAAGTTTTTCCATTTGTTTTCTAAGTCTTGCCTGTGCTTTTATACTTCTGTCTTCCCCATCGAATAAATCACCGACCAGAAGCATAAAATCAACTCTTGTCCTTATTGCAAACTCAACCATTTTTTCCATAGAAGAAAAAGTACTTTCCTGGACTCTTTTAAAAATGCCTTTAGGCAGCTTCCTTAAACCTGCATAGGGGCTGTCCAAATGGAGGTCGGCTGCATGAATAAAACGAATTTGTTTCACTTGGACCACTCCTATTTCTCGAATATACGTTCCCTTATTATTATAAACGAACATTCTTGTTTTCTAAACATTAAACATCATGGTTTTGCAATAGAATCAGCATGGAAAAAGGGAGCTGATTCTATTCTTATTATAGAAAAATAAGAGCCGAAATGGATACGGCTCTTACCACTCAATTTAATTATATTTTCGATATACATACGGATCAGACGGCTGCTGAATTACTTTCCAGCTTGTCACCTGTAAATAAGGAATGGTTCCCTGGAATTGATGATTGTAGATGGTACTTAGTGTTCCGGTTACTTGCAGCCAGGTATTTTCCTTTTCTGCTTTCATATCTTTCGGAAAATCAACCATCATGCCGTATACTCCTGCATCTGCAATACAGTGAATGATACCAAAGCGCAGGAGATAAAGCTGATTATTACTTAAATCACCGGCACGATAGACGAATCCTTTTAGCGTAATCGTTTTATTTTCATAGTTTCCAGGATAATTATAAATACTTTCTAAGGCTCTGAAATAGTTCCCATCATTTAGCGTTACATGCTGCTTAGACCCATAGGTTTTCAGGTCTGATTGCTCCATGGATGAATACTCATCTTTTCCATAATAAAGACTGGAATTCGGGCGTAAAACCTGATGATTAGAGTATGGATCATCATCCTCTATGGCTGCAAAGTGAAAACCCTTTGCTTTTACAATCGTCGAATTTAGTGTGGCGACAGGCAAAAACAAGCCTGTAATCAACGGAATGAGAAGCAGTCCGTATACAAAAACCTTTTTGTACCAAGTGTTTTCTTCATGCGAGTGATCATGGCTATGATGACCGTTGTGACTATGTCCATGATCGTGGTGGTGGTGCTCATGATCGTGCTCGTGTGTGTGATGATGATCGTGACTGTGATGCACATCTTGAATATGAGCCTTTTGGCTGTTGTGGAATAAATCATCTTTTTCAACAGGCGGCTGTACTTTCCCCTGCTTCTTTTCCAGTTTCTTTTGCTTTTTTAACTGCTTTTTAATTTCTCTTTCCTTTTCCTTCTCGTCGCCTTCCTTTACCCATTTGACCAATTGATAGATGGATAGAAATCCCATTACAAAGATCATAGAAAAGGACAGATATGAATATTTCATATTAATATATTTACTGATATTCCCAGAAACATGCAGTTGAAGAAAAAAGTACGTAAATCCAAATAAAATGATAAAGCGTATCAGAATGTCCACCTCCAATAAACATTGAGAGTGATAATGTTGGCCTCCACTCTACTAAACGATTGGCTCTGTTAAAAAACAAGCAGTTATCAATTTCGAAATTTAATAGAGCGTCTAATCTGTTAATTAATAAAGCTTGATAAAAACAAAGAGCCTATAAATACCGAAACAAAGATTAACCCAATAAGAGCAAGGACAAATTTTCTTTTAAATACATCCAGCATCATAAACAGATTTTTTATATCAACCATTGCTCCAAAAACCAGAAAAGCAATGATAGGGCCTGTACCAAACATTCCGCTGAAAGAAGACGCAATAAAGGCATCCGCTTCGGAACAGATGGATAAAATAAAGGCTAAAAGCATCATGACTAAAATAGCGGTAGCCTTTGTGTGGCCTAAAGAAAGAAGTGTGCTTGTCTTAATGAAGGTTTGCATTGCTGATGAAATCAATGCTCCGAAGACAAGAAACTTACCTACAGAAAAGAATTCGTCAATCGCATGATTAACCATATCTTTTAGCTTCTCAGAGAATTTCATATTGGAATGGTCATGATGGGAATGATCATGTGAGTGGGTAAGTCCGCTCACTTTCTTTTCAATATATTCTCTTAATTGGTTTTCCGTAAATACATAGGAAATAATAATTGAAACGACAACTGCCACCGCAATTGCCAGGGCACTGCGGTATAACGCCATTTTCCAGCTATCACCAAAAGCAATAAACGTAGAGAATATAACTACTGGATTAATGATGGGGCCCGTCAACATAAATGCCATTGCGGAATAAAGAGGAACGTTTTTCTTTACAAGCCTTTGTGTAATGGGGACAATCCCGCATTCACAAGCAGGGAACAATGAACCGATGCCTGTCCCTATTGCTATCGATAAAAATCGGTTCTTTGGCATAATTTTTGCTATCATTTCTTCTGTAATAAACATTTGGATAAATGCTGCTATGAATACACCTAATACAATAAACGGCAGTGCTTCAATAATAATACTAATAAAAATTGTATTCATTTGTAAAAAGGATTGATTTAACAAGGTTGTTCTCTCCCTCTACTTCCATTCACTAAACATTTACATTATCTCTTAAATAGTATAGCGAAGTGTATTTCATTGATTCTGACAGATTCGTACTAGTAAGCTACGAATTAAAATAAGTCTAAAACGTCTGTGGATAAGGATACTATAAAATAGAGTTTTGGTAAATGGATGCCCTTCTCAATAATTGAAAATCCCTGTCTTTCACCCTAATTTTATACTTTTATTAAGGCTCTATTAATCTTGCCTGTTGATTTCTGTTGCAGACACTCGCTTTCCGCAGGCGGTAGGGGAGCCTCCTCGCCGCATGCTTCTGCGGAGTTCTCTCCTAACACGCTTTTCTAAGCAGGAGCCTTGCGTATCTGTTCCAATCAACATTCTTCTTTAACAGAGAGCATCATGATAATCACATTCGAACTATGGCGCATGAAAATGTGTGCTCGACATAACAATAATACAATGATTATTACCAGAGAATGTTTGTTTTTTCAAGGTAACCATCCTAAAAAAAGACTTTAAAGAACAAAGAAAAGTTCTTAAAGTCTCTTAATACTGACATGATAGCTTCCATCCTATATGCGATCCCCTATGGGTCGCCGATTAACGGCGCAATCCGCTTTTCTTTGTCCAGCTCCTTGCGCCATCGGCTCGAGGTCATAAGCCACTCCGGCCAAAAGGTTAAAGAGCAAACCTTCTGGCCGGATCGTCTTATGCTGGTCGCCGATTAACGGCGCTATCCGCTTTTCTTTGTCTCATTTGCTTTTGGATAGCTGCAGCGCTTTTTTAATATTTTTTAAATAGGTGTTTTTTCCATACATTAGGACACCGCCGCGATATATTTTTGCTCCAATTAAAGCAAAAATCAGGATAGAAACAACTAAAATCAGGATTCCTATAAGTCCTTGCCAAATTGGCAGGTCAAGCATACCCATTCTCATGAACATAATCATCGGTGTAAAAAATGGGATATAGGATGTAACAGTCACAAAACCAGCTTCAGGGTTTCCCAGTCCTGACATGGCGATAAAGAATCCGATCATAACCAAAAATGTCATAGGCAGCATTACTTGCTGTACATCTTCTATTCTGCTGACTAAAGAGCCTAAAAAAGCAGCTAATGTAGCATACAATAAGTATCCGAGCAAGAAAAAGATAATGGCATACAAAATCGTTGCCGGAGATGTATTTCCAAATCCAAACACTGAGAAAAATGATCCCTGCATAGTATTCATATTTTGCTTTAACACAAGGTAGCCGATCCCCAGCAAAACAGCCATTTGGGTCAGTCCCAGTAAAGCTATCCCTGCAATTTTTGCAAACATTTGCTGAACTGGGGCTGCGCTGGATATCAAAATTTCCATTACCCTCGTCGCTTTTTCTTTTGCTATTTCTGTACCGACCATATTGGCATAGGACAATACAGCAAAATAAATGGCAAACAGCAGGACATACACAAGCCCTCTTGCCTCTGCCAGCTGTGCTGATGTTTTTCCGTTCTTCCCGAGAGTCATCTGTTTAAAGCTTACCGGATCGCTCAGTAAAGATAACTGTTGCGGCGAGAGATTCAGTTTGGCTGCCGCAACGCCTCCCTTAACAATTTGAAGTGCCTGCTCAAGATAATTTGAAAAATCAGTATCCGTAAGTGTCGGTGCTTTATATATCGCGGAAGGCAGCCCCTCATTTAAAGATAGAACAAGATATCCGTCATATTTGCCTTTAAAGACGTCCTTTTGCAGCTGCTTTTCTGAACTATTTACCTGAACAGGCTCTATGTCCTTATTTATCTTCTTTAACTGAAGGGCATAGACCTGGAAAAGTATATGACTTTGATCAATAATGGCAATTTTTTTAACATCATTCCCCTTAAACATATCCATAATTCTGCTCATATTCCCCATTAGAGTAACACATGCAATCATGATTATGGTGGTAATGATGAAGGCTTTTGTCTTCAATTTTGTCGTATATGTGTAAGACAGAATTAAAAAGAACTTATCCATGCTGGTCCCCCACCTTTTCTATAAAGATATCATTTAAAGAGGGTTCTTCCAGCTCAAACTTACGAACGAACCCTTTTTCACATAACTTTATCAAGACTGTTTGGGCGAGTTCTTCCTTTTCTAACTGTAGTACTGCTCCCTGTGCTGTTAGTTTGCACGCTGTTATCCCCTCTAAATTCTTTAAAAAGCCCAAGTCAAAATCTGCATGGATTGAAATACTTTTTTTGCCAAAGGATTTCTTAATATCCCTCAGCCTTCCGTAAACGACCGGCCTGCCATGGTGCATAATACAAAGATTTTCACAGAGCTCTTCCACGTGCTCCATTCTATGGCTTGAAAATACAATGGTTGTACCTGAGTGTTTCAAGTCCCAAACTGCACTTTTTAAAAGTTCAACATTTACGGGATCCAATCCACTAAAAGGTTCATCTAAAATAAGCAGCCGCGGTCTATGCAAAACAGCAGCAATAAATTGAATTTTTTGTTGGTTCCCTTTGGATAATTCATCTAATTTTTTTTCGGAATACTCAGGTACATGAAACTTTTCCAGCCACTTTGACAGCTCTTTTTCAGCAGCCTGCTTCTCCATTCCGCGAAGTCTGGCCAGGTACACTAGTTGGTCCTTCACCTTCTGCTTCGGATAAAGTCCCCGCTCTTCCGGCAAATAACCGATATATGGACTTGCCGAATAATCAATTTTGCTGCCATTCCATGTAACGCTCCCTTCATTAGGCTCCAAAAGCCCAAGTATCATGCGAAAGGTGGTCGTTTTTCCTGCTCCATTGGCACCTAAAAATCCGAACATTTCATTTTCTGGTATGGTTAGCGACAGCTGATCAACAGCGGTAAAATCATTAAACCTTTTTGTTACATTCTCCAGCTTTAAAACCAAACTACTCCCCCCTGGTTCCTTCTCTATAATAATTTCTTTTGTTGCTCTTCTATGTTATACGAATCATCCCTAAAAAAGATCCATTTTTTACTCTATTCAGAAATCCTATTAAATTTTTTCTATCGTTAATTCTTTATGTTAAGATAAATTGAATAGATATATGACTGCAATAGAGAGGAGTATATTTCTTGATCCATGATATTCAATTTTCTGCAGCTTCCATGCTGTTAATCATAAAAATAATTGCAATTGATATCGTCCTATCAGGAGACAATGCTGTTGTGATTGCGATGGCTACTCGTAATCTGCCAGACAAACAACAAAATAAAGGAATTTTATTTGGAACAATTGGAGCCGTTGTTATTCGAATTCTCCTTGCTCTTGTGATTGTTGAACTGATGAAAATTCCTTATGTAAATGTTATTGGCGGAATCCTTCTTTTATGGATTTCGTACAAGGTTCTAGTGGGCGGAGAGGAAAATGTAAAGGTAAAATCAGAATCCAGCCTATTAAAAGCCATTTGCACTATTATTGCTGCAGACGCAATCATGAGCCTAGATAATGTCGTAGCTCTTGCCGGAGCTTCAAACGGCCATATAGGACTCATTGCAATAGGCGTAACCTTCAGCATTCCTATCATGATTTTCTTTTCAAAGTTAATTGTACAGCTGATGAATAAGTATAGCTGGATTGCTTACATTGGCTCTGGAATCCTGGCATGGACAGGAGCCAATATGCTTTTTAAGGACGAGCAGTTCCTTAATCTAATTAATCTTGACCAAGGCTATTTCACCTACTTCCTAACTGGAGTGGTGACCATTACTGTTGTAGCCGCTGGATACGGGGTGAACCGGCGGGCTTCAAAGCGCAGGTTCCATCATAGTCATTAAACGAGGAAATAGTCCCATCCTAATAAGAGAAAACGCAGCCGGTATATGAACCGCTGCGTTTATTGTTTTGTATGTGAATTGCTGGTCTATCGATGAAACAAGATTAATTTACCTGCAGGCGATGTGCACCGATGGGTTTTTTCAAAGGCCCCCTTTTCCTTAAGCAGCGTTTCTCCTTTTTGTTTCGCCTCCTGTTCAGATGCCGCTTCAAAAGACTCATCAAGAATTTTTTCTCCATCTGGTTCAAATGCAGTTAATTTAAAAATAGCCATACCCGTTCTCCTTCCATGTTCTTTCTCTATTCACCATGAAACTCAGGTTTTCTTTTTTCTACAAACGCCTGAATTCCTTCTGAATGATCCTTGGTTTGCCTCATCTTCCATTGTGCAGCCTTTTCAAGCTCAAGGGATTTTAAAAACTTTGGACGATTTAATTCTGTATAGATTTTTTTTGTTTTAATCATGGCAAGAAGAGGTTTTGCTTTCCATACCTTCAGCAGTACTCCCAACTCGCTATGAATGTCATCTGTCACCGAATCAATAATTTCTAGATTTATTGCCTCTTCTCCTGAAAGGACTTTTCCTTCCCAAATAAGCTTTTTAGCTTTTTCCTGGCCGATCCTTCTCTCAAGTAAAAAATGACCTCCCCCGTCAGGTACAAGTCCAATTCCGATAAAGTTCATTGCGATCTTACTATCCTTTTCCGCTACGATATGGTCACATGCAAGCGCAATGCTAAGACCAAGCCCTGCTGCAGCCCCGCTTATCGCAGCAATAGTAATTTTTGGCATGCCATAAAGGGTGGTCACTAAGTCATTGATGTGGTCCATAAATGATTTAAACAGATCCTCTCCGCTCATCTGAAGCATTTCTTTTATATCGCCCCCTGACGAAAAAGCGCTTCCATTTCCTTTAAGCACTACGATTTTAACATTTGGATTAATTGAAATGGATTTAAGTCCATCAAGTAATTCTCTAATAAGAGTAGAATTCAGGGCGTTAAGAGATTTGGGCCGATTCAAGGATATATAGGCTGTTTCTTTCTGTATATCAATTTCAATTGTTTCATAAGTGGAAATCATAGTACACTCTCCTTTAACAATTTTCTATCTATAGCATAACTGAATGACCATTCATTTTTCAATATCTTTTTCACTTTTTTCAAATTTCCAGCTATTTAATTTGGCAATGTAAATTTCTTATGTTAATAACATCTTTTTCAGCTTAGCTGTATGACAAGTGAAATGAACGTTTCACTTGAAGAAACTTAAAAAAGCAGGCATTGGCAGTGAACGTTTAAAACAGGCCCTGGAAGCTTTCAAATTTTGCAGGAGAAAACGCTCATCAAGACAACTGAACCAAAAATATAAACCTGGCAAGCATATAGCTGCCAGGTTTACATTACGCTATTTTTGGGTGCTTTGTGCGGGATAAAGCTCTTCTAAAATAGCTATTTTTTTCTCTGTATATTCCTTAAAGTTTTCATTATAGGATTTGGGATCCTTTGGATTGGAGAACTGCTGAATATGTCCCGTTTTAGGATCAATAAATTTGCTCGCTGCTCCGCATCCAATTCCAATAATGGTTTGTACTTCTTCCATAATAATAATGTTATAAAGGCTTTCTTGATTTTCAAGAGAATACCCGACATTTTCAAGGTTTCCCAGGATATTTTTTTGCCTGTAGAGATAATAAGGTGCATATTGATGCTGTTTCGTCCAGTTCTCAGCCAGCGACATCATTTGTTCCGTTTCACTTCGGTCAGCCACTTTGTATTTTTCTTTATTTCTTGTCATTTCAGAAGCACGTTTAAAGGAAAGGGTATGCACTGTTAAGGACTCGGGCATTAATTTGTCCGTTTCATCCAAGGAATGCTGGAATTCCGATACCCCTTCACCGGGGAGTCCAATTATTAAATCCATGTTGATATTGTTCATGCCCATGCTTCTTGCTAAATGGAATTTATCAATGGTTTCTTCTACACTGTGGTGCCGTCCAATTGCCTTTAACGTTTCGTTTGTATAGGACTGTGGATTAATGCTGATTCGGTCAATATTCCATTTTTTTAAAATTTCCAGCTTTTCAGGGGTAATCGTATCAGGCCTGCCAGCTTCAACTGTAACCTCTCGTATAGAAGAAACTTCTGGGAAGGATTGATGCATTTCTTCATATAAAAGATCCATTTCTTCAGCCGTAATAGAGGTTGGGGTCCCTCCGCCAAAGTATACAGTTGTAATTTTGATCCCTCTTTCCTTCAGCCATTTTCCCGTTTCCCTCATTTCATAGTGGAGACCGCTTAGAAAGGAATCCACACGGCCCTGCTTGCCCAGAATGGCATACGCAGGAAATGTGCAATACGCACACTTGGTCGGGCAAAATGGGATACCAATATAAATGCTGACTTCATCCTGTAAGGTGTACAGGTCGGGTATTACCTTAAGCTGGAGGTCAACGATGGATTGCATAAGCTCAATTTTTTCATCAGAAAGCATGTATTCTTCTTTTAGTTGACTATGCGCCAGCTCCCTGTCAATTCCCATCCGCACTTTTTTGTGCATAAGTTTTGTAGGGCGTACCCCTGTAAGGACTCCCCATTTTTGATAAATGCCAGTGAAATTCTGCAACACGGATAAGTAAACATGTGAGACCGCATTTTTTACTTTTGTAAAAAAATCCTTTTCTGATAGTCCCTCTTCTATCTCTTTGGAATACGCTGCCCTATATACTTCTGAATCGCCCGATTTTACTAGGGATACAGAAACAGTTACTGTATTCTCCTTTATATCAAGGAGAATTTCTACTTTTATATCAGCATCACTATCTTGACCTAAAAAAATGTCTGTTTCCTCAAAAAATAAATTTGCTATATTTTGCAAGGGACGTTTAAATCGTTCGTCCTCCAGTCCATCTATTTGAATTTTCATGGATATCACCTTTCACCTTAAAAACTTCTTTAAGTGTACTGGAATGACCTTAGTCAGGTCAACTAACGATGAAGCTGGGTTTGAGAGTATGTAATGCTGAATGTTAGAGAGATAATAGTTGCTCGGGAGCATCCTCGGTGTTCTTGGCCTCCATTGCCTCCCTTAACCTGCTTTTTTAGCAGCTGTCTCGTGTCTTTGGGTTTTTCGCAATTAACATGAAACCTTAATAGAGACTTACATAAAAATAGGGCCATCCATTCTGCCAGAAAGGAGACCCTTTGTCATATTATTTCATTTGTTTCATTTTTCGCAAAAATTGTATTGGCTGCTGCTTACGGAAATGTTCCTTTACCATATAGGATACTCCGTTTTCATTATTGGATCTGGTTATCCAATCTGCAGCACGCTTTATTTTGGGTGATGCATTTCCCATGGCTACCCCTAAACCGGCCCACTCAATGAGCGGCAAATCATCTGGACCGGATCCGATCATGACGACCTCTTCACGGTGAATATTTAATCGATCACATATATAAAGAACACCTTTTAGCTTCGAAACTCCTGATGGTACGATTTCCAGTTTTCCATCTTCATTTTCTATACAATCTACTTCATCAAACATTGCATTGATGGCTTTTTTGCAGTCCTGACGATCTTCTGTATCTTCAAAAATCACTTCTATTTTAGGCGGAGACATGGGCGATTCAGCGAGCGACTCGCTTAATGAGTCGACGTAACGCTCTGAGTATGAAAACGCATTGCTGGTTTGGAACATAACCTTGCCTACCAAATTACTTGGCAGCTTCACTCTATTGGCAAGGGAATAATGTTCATGAACTAGCCGTATTCTGGACGGAAACTTTTCAAGGAAGCGAACTAATTCAGCACAGGATTCCTCACTGATCCTTTTTACAAACATAGGCTTCTTGAGGTCTGCAGCAATGTATGAGCCTTGATGAGTAACCAAAAAGGTATTCAGCTTGAGGGCCTTTGCAATACGATTAGCTGACGAAAAATCCCTTGACGTAACCAGCGTGACTGCAATCCCTTTACTTCCGGCATATTCAATTGCTTCCTTTGTTGTTTTATTTAAACGGCCATTACCTTGTAACAAGGTACCATCAATATTCAATGCTAACATTTTATAAAGCATGATGCTCCCCCTTATCATGGTGTCATGTCATAGAACTCATGGACTTTTCTTGTTAATATATCTTGAGCCTGCCCTTTCTATAGTTTTATGAAAAAGCCCAATATTATAGAACAAGTGCAATAGAAATAAAAGCTCTAGACAGACTCCATCGTTGAAAACCCCTGAGTAAGGGTGCTGGAGATCACCTCAATAGGATAGCAGGCATGCGTACTCCGAAACGGTCCATCTTGCCCCTTTAATGCATTAAAGGGGTCTGACCCCTTTCTTGCTTTAATGTATTAAAAGAAATTAAACAGCAGGTTATCCCTTTAAAGAAAGATAAAAGGAAACAGTCACCTGACCGTTTCCTTTTATGTGTTTATCTCATAGAACCATATAGTTCATCTAAAGGTTTCATGATGATTTTATTTAATT is a genomic window containing:
- a CDS encoding TIGR03943 family putative permease subunit, which produces MIRFIILFGFTYFFLQLHVSGNISKYINMKYSYLSFSMIFVMGFLSIYQLVKWVKEGDEKEKEREIKKQLKKQKKLEKKQGKVQPPVEKDDLFHNSQKAHIQDVHHSHDHHHTHEHDHEHHHHDHGHSHNGHHSHDHSHEENTWYKKVFVYGLLLIPLITGLFLPVATLNSTIVKAKGFHFAAIEDDDPYSNHQVLRPNSSLYYGKDEYSSMEQSDLKTYGSKQHVTLNDGNYFRALESIYNYPGNYENKTITLKGFVYRAGDLSNNQLYLLRFGIIHCIADAGVYGMMVDFPKDMKAEKENTWLQVTGTLSTIYNHQFQGTIPYLQVTSWKVIQQPSDPYVYRKYN
- a CDS encoding permease → MLNQSFLQMNTIFISIIIEALPFIVLGVFIAAFIQMFITEEMIAKIMPKNRFLSIAIGTGIGSLFPACECGIVPITQRLVKKNVPLYSAMAFMLTGPIINPVVIFSTFIAFGDSWKMALYRSALAIAVAVVVSIIISYVFTENQLREYIEKKVSGLTHSHDHSHHDHSNMKFSEKLKDMVNHAIDEFFSVGKFLVFGALISSAMQTFIKTSTLLSLGHTKATAILVMMLLAFILSICSEADAFIASSFSGMFGTGPIIAFLVFGAMVDIKNLFMMLDVFKRKFVLALIGLIFVSVFIGSLFLSSFIN
- a CDS encoding ABC transporter permease produces the protein MDKFFLILSYTYTTKLKTKAFIITTIIMIACVTLMGNMSRIMDMFKGNDVKKIAIIDQSHILFQVYALQLKKINKDIEPVQVNSSEKQLQKDVFKGKYDGYLVLSLNEGLPSAIYKAPTLTDTDFSNYLEQALQIVKGGVAAAKLNLSPQQLSLLSDPVSFKQMTLGKNGKTSAQLAEARGLVYVLLFAIYFAVLSYANMVGTEIAKEKATRVMEILISSAAPVQQMFAKIAGIALLGLTQMAVLLGIGYLVLKQNMNTMQGSFFSVFGFGNTSPATILYAIIFFLLGYLLYATLAAFLGSLVSRIEDVQQVMLPMTFLVMIGFFIAMSGLGNPEAGFVTVTSYIPFFTPMIMFMRMGMLDLPIWQGLIGILILVVSILIFALIGAKIYRGGVLMYGKNTYLKNIKKALQLSKSK
- a CDS encoding ABC transporter ATP-binding protein, translated to MVLKLENVTKRFNDFTAVDQLSLTIPENEMFGFLGANGAGKTTTFRMILGLLEPNEGSVTWNGSKIDYSASPYIGYLPEERGLYPKQKVKDQLVYLARLRGMEKQAAEKELSKWLEKFHVPEYSEKKLDELSKGNQQKIQFIAAVLHRPRLLILDEPFSGLDPVNVELLKSAVWDLKHSGTTIVFSSHRMEHVEELCENLCIMHHGRPVVYGRLRDIKKSFGKKSISIHADFDLGFLKNLEGITACKLTAQGAVLQLEKEELAQTVLIKLCEKGFVRKFELEEPSLNDIFIEKVGDQHG
- a CDS encoding TerC family protein, whose amino-acid sequence is MLLIIKIIAIDIVLSGDNAVVIAMATRNLPDKQQNKGILFGTIGAVVIRILLALVIVELMKIPYVNVIGGILLLWISYKVLVGGEENVKVKSESSLLKAICTIIAADAIMSLDNVVALAGASNGHIGLIAIGVTFSIPIMIFFSKLIVQLMNKYSWIAYIGSGILAWTGANMLFKDEQFLNLINLDQGYFTYFLTGVVTITVVAAGYGVNRRASKRRFHHSH
- a CDS encoding YhzD family protein, coding for MAIFKLTAFEPDGEKILDESFEAASEQEAKQKGETLLKEKGAFEKTHRCTSPAGKLILFHR
- a CDS encoding enoyl-CoA hydratase, coding for MISTYETIEIDIQKETAYISLNRPKSLNALNSTLIRELLDGLKSISINPNVKIVVLKGNGSAFSSGGDIKEMLQMSGEDLFKSFMDHINDLVTTLYGMPKITIAAISGAAAGLGLSIALACDHIVAEKDSKIAMNFIGIGLVPDGGGHFLLERRIGQEKAKKLIWEGKVLSGEEAINLEIIDSVTDDIHSELGVLLKVWKAKPLLAMIKTKKIYTELNRPKFLKSLELEKAAQWKMRQTKDHSEGIQAFVEKRKPEFHGE
- a CDS encoding coproporphyrinogen III oxidase, with protein sequence MKIQIDGLEDERFKRPLQNIANLFFEETDIFLGQDSDADIKVEILLDIKENTVTVSVSLVKSGDSEVYRAAYSKEIEEGLSEKDFFTKVKNAVSHVYLSVLQNFTGIYQKWGVLTGVRPTKLMHKKVRMGIDRELAHSQLKEEYMLSDEKIELMQSIVDLQLKVIPDLYTLQDEVSIYIGIPFCPTKCAYCTFPAYAILGKQGRVDSFLSGLHYEMRETGKWLKERGIKITTVYFGGGTPTSITAEEMDLLYEEMHQSFPEVSSIREVTVEAGRPDTITPEKLEILKKWNIDRISINPQSYTNETLKAIGRHHSVEETIDKFHLARSMGMNNINMDLIIGLPGEGVSEFQHSLDETDKLMPESLTVHTLSFKRASEMTRNKEKYKVADRSETEQMMSLAENWTKQHQYAPYYLYRQKNILGNLENVGYSLENQESLYNIIIMEEVQTIIGIGCGAASKFIDPKTGHIQQFSNPKDPKSYNENFKEYTEKKIAILEELYPAQSTQK
- a CDS encoding Cof-type HAD-IIB family hydrolase → MLYKMLALNIDGTLLQGNGRLNKTTKEAIEYAGSKGIAVTLVTSRDFSSANRIAKALKLNTFLVTHQGSYIAADLKKPMFVKRISEESCAELVRFLEKFPSRIRLVHEHYSLANRVKLPSNLVGKVMFQTSNAFSYSERYVDSLSESLAESPMSPPKIEVIFEDTEDRQDCKKAINAMFDEVDCIENEDGKLEIVPSGVSKLKGVLYICDRLNIHREEVVMIGSGPDDLPLIEWAGLGVAMGNASPKIKRAADWITRSNNENGVSYMVKEHFRKQQPIQFLRKMKQMK